GCGAGCACGAGGTCTCCCTCCTCTCCGCCGCCTCCATCCTCAACTCCATCGATCAGGGAAAATACGAAGTAATCCCCGTAGGAATCACCAAACAAGGCCAGTGGCTCACCTCCACCGCCGCCCAGCACCTCCTCGCCGGCAACACAAAACCCGCGTCAATCCAGAAAAAACGCGCCGCCACTAACTCCATCGAACTCCGTGCCAGCGCCAATCTCGCTCAACAGAACGGCTCCTTCGCCCAATCCCTCGACGTCATCTTCCCCGTCCTCCACGGCACATTCGGCGAAGACGGCACCATCCAGGGCCTCTTCGAACTAGCCGACATCGCCTACGTAGGCTCCGGCGTCCTCGGCTCCGCCACCGGCATGGACAAGTCCGTCATGAAGCAGCTCTTCGCCGCCGCCGGCCTGCCCCAAACCCCGCACGTCAACCTCCTGCGTAGCGAGTGGAAGGCCGACGCCAAACGCTGCATCAAGCGCATCGAAAAAAAGCTCGACTACCCTGTCTTCGTAAAACCCGCGAATCTAGGCTCTTCCGTAGGCATCAGCAAAGTCCACGACCGCACCGAGCTGGCCCCCGCGATGGACCTCGCCGCCAGCTACGACCGCAAGCTCATCATCGAGCAGGGAGTCGGCGGCCCCGGAGCAAAGCCCCGCGAACTCGAAGTAGCCGTCCTCGGCAACGACTCCCCCGAAGCCTCCGTCGTCGGCGAAATCGTACCCGGCGCAGAGTTCTACGACTATAACGCCAAGTACCACTCCGACGCCTCCATCCCCATCATCCCTGCCAAGCTCTCCAAGTCCGAGTCAAAACAGATCCGCGAGATGGCCATCGCCGCCTTCCGCGCCTGTGACTGCGCCGGCCTCGCCCGCGTCGACTTCCTCATGGAACCGGCCGTCGTAAATAAGAAGGGCAGGGAATCAAAGCCCGCCCGCATCTACCTCAACGAAATCAACACCATGCCCGGCTTCACCAGCATCAGCATGTACCCCAAGCTATGGGAGGCCACCGGTCTTCCCTACAGACAACTCATCGACCGCCTCATCGCCCTCGCCGCCGATCACCATCAGGAAAAGCAACAGACCACCTTCACTCGCGTCTAACTAGAGTCAAAACAAACAGCACCCGCGATGCAAAGAGACGCAGAGAAAGGAGGAGACATGGAAACCATCGGCAAGCCCGTCACATCTCCACGCCGCCCACCGACGTACGCCATCGCCTCCTCCCTTCTCCACTTGCTCCTCGTCGCCGCGTTCTTTCATCAGAGCGCCTCCTGGGTTGCCCCCATCCGTCTCCCCGGCAGCCCCCACGGAACCAACCTCCTGCTGACCTACTCCCCCGGCAAAGCCCCGCTGCAAACCTCCGCCCCGAACCCCAAAACCCAGCCCAGACAGGCCCAATCCGCCACTCCGCTGCCAACTCCACCCACGCAAAAGCCGAAAGAAACCACCGCCTCTCCCAACACCAGCTCCCCAGCCTCCGCCCAGCCAGACTCAGCCGCAGGCGCCGACTCGCTAGGCTCCG
The nucleotide sequence above comes from Tunturibacter empetritectus. Encoded proteins:
- a CDS encoding D-alanine--D-alanine ligase produces the protein MTKTTKQKKQTPQPSPKKLRVGILFGGRSGEHEVSLLSAASILNSIDQGKYEVIPVGITKQGQWLTSTAAQHLLAGNTKPASIQKKRAATNSIELRASANLAQQNGSFAQSLDVIFPVLHGTFGEDGTIQGLFELADIAYVGSGVLGSATGMDKSVMKQLFAAAGLPQTPHVNLLRSEWKADAKRCIKRIEKKLDYPVFVKPANLGSSVGISKVHDRTELAPAMDLAASYDRKLIIEQGVGGPGAKPRELEVAVLGNDSPEASVVGEIVPGAEFYDYNAKYHSDASIPIIPAKLSKSESKQIREMAIAAFRACDCAGLARVDFLMEPAVVNKKGRESKPARIYLNEINTMPGFTSISMYPKLWEATGLPYRQLIDRLIALAADHHQEKQQTTFTRV
- a CDS encoding energy transducer TonB: METIGKPVTSPRRPPTYAIASSLLHLLLVAAFFHQSASWVAPIRLPGSPHGTNLLLTYSPGKAPLQTSAPNPKTQPRQAQSATPLPTPPTQKPKETTASPNTSSPASAQPDSAAGADSLGSGNINIALVSYFPTPKPDLSVLPRGTKGDVILDIVIDTTGKIADIKMTSGLGHGIDENVIATVQQWTFHPATKDGQPVASEQELHFHYEKA